Proteins encoded in a region of the Pseudomonas denitrificans (nom. rej.) genome:
- a CDS encoding electron transfer flavoprotein subunit beta/FixA family protein — protein MKVLVAVKRVVDYNVKVRVKADNSGVDLANVKMSMNPFCEIAVEEAVRLKEKGVVTEIVAVSVGPTAAQEQLRTALALGADRAILVETNEELSSLAIAKSLKALVDKEQPQLVILGKQAIDSDNNQTGQMLAALTGYAQGTFASKVEVAGDKVNVTREIDGGLQTVALNLPAIVTTDLRLNEPRYASLPNIMKAKKKPLDVVTPDALGVSTASTVKTVKVEAPAARSAGIKVKSVAELVEKLKNEAKVI, from the coding sequence ATGAAGGTTCTTGTAGCTGTCAAACGAGTGGTTGACTATAACGTCAAGGTCCGCGTCAAGGCGGACAACTCCGGCGTCGATCTCGCCAACGTCAAGATGTCCATGAACCCCTTCTGCGAAATCGCCGTGGAAGAGGCCGTACGCCTGAAAGAGAAAGGCGTCGTCACCGAGATCGTTGCGGTCTCCGTCGGCCCGACCGCTGCCCAGGAGCAACTGCGTACCGCGCTGGCTCTGGGTGCTGATCGCGCCATCCTCGTTGAAACCAACGAAGAACTGAGCTCCCTGGCCATCGCCAAGTCGCTGAAAGCCCTCGTCGACAAAGAGCAGCCGCAGCTGGTCATCCTCGGCAAGCAGGCCATCGACAGCGACAACAACCAGACCGGCCAGATGCTGGCTGCGCTGACCGGCTACGCCCAGGGCACCTTCGCCTCCAAGGTCGAAGTCGCTGGCGACAAGGTCAACGTCACCCGTGAAATCGACGGCGGCCTGCAGACCGTTGCCCTGAACCTGCCGGCAATCGTCACCACCGACCTGCGCCTGAACGAGCCGCGCTACGCGTCGCTGCCGAACATCATGAAGGCGAAGAAGAAGCCGCTGGACGTGGTGACCCCGGACGCCCTGGGCGTTTCCACCGCTTCCACCGTGAAGACCGTGAAAGTCGAAGCTCCGGCTGCCCGTAGCGCTGGCATCAAGGTCAAGTCCGTTGCCGAACTGGTCGAGAAACTGAAGAACGAGGCGAAAGTAATCTGA
- a CDS encoding DUF1285 domain-containing protein → MTDPQTQSDRAGNLLAQIPASKDKGLPPVHLWNPDCCGDIDMRIARDGTWYYLGTPIGRKPMVRLFSTIIRRDGDDYFLVTPVEKCGITVDDAPFVAVTLAVEGEGEQQVLRFTTNVEDEVVADATHPIRVELDPQTQEPSPYVLVRVSLEALIHRNVFYQLVELAVPREIDGVDWLGVWSSGEFFPIAPQP, encoded by the coding sequence ATGACTGATCCACAGACTCAATCGGACCGGGCCGGCAACCTGCTGGCGCAGATTCCCGCCAGCAAGGACAAGGGACTGCCGCCGGTGCATCTGTGGAACCCCGATTGCTGCGGCGATATCGACATGCGCATCGCCCGCGACGGCACCTGGTACTACCTGGGCACGCCGATCGGCCGCAAGCCGATGGTGCGGCTGTTCTCCACCATCATCCGCCGCGATGGCGACGACTATTTCCTGGTTACTCCGGTGGAGAAGTGCGGGATCACAGTCGATGACGCGCCTTTCGTCGCGGTCACCCTGGCGGTCGAAGGGGAGGGCGAGCAGCAGGTGCTGCGCTTCACCACCAACGTCGAGGACGAGGTGGTAGCCGACGCCACGCACCCGATCCGCGTCGAGCTGGACCCGCAGACCCAGGAGCCGTCGCCCTACGTGCTGGTGCGGGTGAGCCTGGAAGCGCTGATTCACCGCAACGTGTTCTACCAGCTGGTGGAGCTGGCGGTTCCCCGCGAGATCGACGGCGTTGACTGGCTGGGTGTCTGGAGTTCGGGGGAATTCTTCCCTATTGCGCCGCAGCCGTGA
- a CDS encoding DUF4823 domain-containing protein: MRQLILILAFAALGGCMSPNDLADGTDYYLRDAGFLDHSQTRRTSNWRLQQDSFIYIAQGPFVPPGHPYARPNVVAEEAFQGFVQYFPLVRRAKSPLGLEGAMQEARAAGANYLLYTRFARGEDNAGTYEQYEDTDNAVGRDRSVIQVMLIETDNRYLVDSATIRSRGGFLTFYDASPEDLIGRPLEDYARSLLGVKTREEYQ; the protein is encoded by the coding sequence ATGCGCCAACTGATACTGATCCTTGCCTTCGCCGCCCTGGGCGGCTGCATGAGCCCCAACGACCTGGCCGACGGCACCGATTACTACCTGCGCGACGCGGGCTTCCTCGATCACAGCCAGACCCGCCGCACCTCGAACTGGCGCCTGCAGCAGGACTCCTTCATCTATATCGCCCAGGGCCCGTTCGTGCCGCCCGGCCATCCCTACGCGCGGCCCAACGTGGTGGCGGAGGAGGCGTTCCAGGGCTTCGTCCAGTACTTCCCGCTGGTGCGCCGGGCCAAGAGCCCGCTGGGGCTCGAGGGCGCCATGCAGGAGGCGCGTGCGGCAGGTGCCAATTATCTGCTGTATACGCGCTTCGCCCGTGGGGAGGACAATGCCGGAACCTACGAGCAGTACGAAGACACCGATAACGCCGTGGGCCGCGACCGCAGCGTGATCCAGGTGATGCTGATCGAGACCGACAACCGCTACCTGGTGGACAGTGCGACTATCCGCAGCCGCGGCGGTTTTCTGACATTCTATGACGCCAGCCCCGAGGATCTGATCGGGCGACCGCTGGAAGACTATGCCCGCAGCCTGCTGGGGGTGAAGACGCGAGAGGAGTACCAATGA
- a CDS encoding radical SAM protein, with protein sequence MPNEFPISYIEPVFRPPSEANSLILPVTNGCSWNQCGFCEMYTQPQKKFRARDEAEVLEEIRRCGERLIVQRVFLADGDALVLPTRRLLNILRAIREHMPEVDRVSSYCLPRNLRKKSVEELKELADAGLRMAYVGAESGDDEVLVRVNKGETYASTLDALRKLGEAGITRSVMILNGLGGSTLSAQHADNSARLMNEAQPEFLSTLVVSFPTGEERYRAGFPDFQPLSQAELFVEIERLLSALELRDTVFRSDHASNYLVLKGTLGADKARLLAQVREAIEQPQRARLRQEWQRGL encoded by the coding sequence ATGCCCAACGAATTCCCCATTTCCTATATCGAGCCGGTCTTCCGGCCGCCGAGCGAGGCGAACTCGCTCATTCTTCCGGTCACCAACGGTTGTTCGTGGAACCAGTGTGGTTTCTGCGAGATGTACACCCAGCCGCAGAAGAAATTCCGCGCCCGTGACGAGGCCGAAGTGCTGGAGGAGATTCGCCGCTGTGGCGAGCGCCTGATCGTGCAGCGGGTGTTCCTCGCCGATGGCGATGCGCTGGTGCTGCCGACGCGGCGCCTGCTCAACATCCTCCGCGCGATCCGTGAGCACATGCCCGAGGTGGACCGCGTCTCCAGCTACTGCCTGCCGCGCAACCTGCGCAAGAAGTCGGTGGAGGAGCTGAAGGAACTGGCCGACGCCGGCCTGCGCATGGCCTATGTGGGCGCCGAGTCCGGCGACGACGAAGTGTTGGTGCGGGTGAACAAGGGCGAGACCTATGCCTCGACGCTCGATGCCCTGCGGAAGCTGGGCGAGGCGGGAATCACCCGCTCGGTGATGATCCTCAACGGCCTGGGTGGCAGCACGCTGAGCGCCCAGCACGCCGACAACTCGGCGCGCCTGATGAACGAAGCGCAACCGGAGTTCCTCTCAACTTTGGTTGTCAGCTTTCCCACTGGCGAAGAGCGCTACCGCGCCGGCTTCCCGGACTTCCAGCCATTGTCGCAGGCCGAGCTGTTCGTCGAGATCGAGCGCCTGCTGAGCGCGCTGGAGCTGCGCGACACGGTGTTCCGCAGCGACCACGCGTCCAACTACCTGGTGCTCAAGGGCACGCTGGGGGCGGACAAGGCAAGATTGCTTGCCCAGGTTCGGGAGGCCATCGAGCAGCCCCAGCGTGCGCGTCTGCGCCAGGAATGGCAGCGCGGCCTGTGA
- a CDS encoding GTP 3',8-cyclase MoaA: protein MIVDRQGRRFRNLRVSLTAACNYACTYCVPDGKRLVAAQDELSAESLVRGVAYLIEAAGIERLRVTGGEPLVSPKLDAFLHGVSRLGLRDIALTTNGQLLSKKLPLLLDCGIRRLNVSLDTLDADAFRRIARGGDLAAVLKGLDEARAAGLKIKLNMVPLRGQNLDQVVPLLDYCLEHGFELRFIELMRMGHLARDPNGFNRQFIGMAELLELIGERHPYIQADAPVDATALRYEVPGQGFFGVIANESVPFCRTCSRLRLSSTGWLHGCLSSSNRHYVGDLLDKPRHQALPALQRLLVRALADKQEVAFSGGVTIMKIIGG from the coding sequence ATGATCGTCGACCGCCAGGGCAGGCGCTTCCGCAACTTGCGGGTCAGCTTGACCGCCGCATGCAACTACGCCTGCACCTACTGTGTGCCGGACGGCAAGCGTCTGGTCGCCGCGCAGGATGAACTCTCCGCCGAATCGCTGGTGCGCGGCGTCGCTTACCTGATCGAGGCCGCCGGCATCGAGCGGCTGCGGGTCACCGGCGGCGAACCGCTGGTCAGCCCGAAACTGGATGCCTTCCTGCACGGCGTCAGCCGCCTCGGCCTGCGGGATATCGCCCTCACCACCAACGGCCAGCTGCTGTCGAAGAAGCTGCCGCTGTTGCTCGATTGCGGCATCCGCCGCCTCAATGTGTCCCTCGATACCCTGGATGCCGACGCCTTCCGGCGCATCGCCCGTGGCGGTGATCTTGCCGCCGTGCTCAAGGGGCTCGACGAGGCTCGCGCTGCGGGCCTGAAGATCAAGCTCAACATGGTGCCCCTGCGCGGGCAGAACCTCGACCAGGTGGTGCCGCTGCTGGACTACTGCCTGGAGCATGGCTTCGAGCTGCGCTTCATCGAGCTGATGCGCATGGGGCACCTGGCTCGCGATCCGAACGGCTTCAACCGGCAGTTCATCGGCATGGCCGAGCTGCTCGAGCTGATTGGCGAGCGTCACCCCTACATCCAGGCAGATGCGCCGGTGGATGCCACTGCGCTGCGCTATGAGGTGCCGGGGCAGGGCTTCTTCGGCGTGATCGCCAACGAGAGCGTGCCGTTCTGCCGGACCTGTTCGCGCCTGCGCCTGTCCTCCACCGGCTGGCTGCATGGCTGCCTGTCGTCGAGCAATCGTCATTACGTCGGCGACCTGCTGGACAAGCCGCGCCACCAGGCGCTGCCGGCCCTGCAGCGGCTGCTGGTGCGCGCCCTGGCGGACAAGCAGGAAGTCGCCTTCTCCGGCGGCGTCACCATCATGAAGATCATCGGCGGCTGA
- a CDS encoding TetR/AcrR family transcriptional regulator, translating into MQKEPRKVREFRRREQEILDTALKLFLEQGEDSVTVEMIADAVGIGKGTIYKHFKSKAEIYLRLMLDYERDLADLFHSEDVARDKERLSRAYFEFRMRDPQRYRLFDRLEEKVVKTSQVPEMVEELHKIRESNFERLSQLIKERIAAGKLEDVPAYFHYCAAWALVHGAVALYHSPFWREVLEDQEGFFQFLMDIGVRMGNKRKRDGDTPAA; encoded by the coding sequence ATGCAGAAAGAGCCGCGCAAGGTTCGCGAATTCCGTCGTCGCGAACAGGAAATCCTCGACACCGCCCTCAAGCTGTTCCTTGAGCAGGGCGAAGACAGTGTCACGGTCGAAATGATCGCCGATGCCGTGGGTATCGGCAAAGGCACCATCTACAAGCACTTCAAGTCCAAGGCGGAGATCTACCTGCGCCTGATGCTGGACTACGAGCGCGATCTGGCCGACCTGTTCCACTCCGAAGACGTCGCCCGCGACAAGGAGCGCCTGTCGCGCGCCTACTTCGAGTTCCGCATGCGTGACCCGCAGCGCTACCGCCTGTTCGACCGCCTCGAAGAAAAGGTGGTGAAGACCAGCCAGGTCCCGGAGATGGTCGAGGAGCTGCACAAGATCCGCGAATCCAACTTCGAGCGCCTGAGCCAGCTGATCAAGGAACGCATCGCGGCGGGCAAGCTGGAAGACGTGCCGGCCTACTTCCACTACTGCGCGGCCTGGGCGCTGGTGCATGGCGCCGTAGCGCTGTACCACTCGCCGTTCTGGCGCGAAGTGCTGGAGGACCAGGAGGGCTTCTTCCAGTTCCTCATGGACATCGGCGTGCGCATGGGCAACAAGCGCAAGCGCGACGGCGATACGCCGGCCGCCTGA
- a CDS encoding aminotransferase class V-fold PLP-dependent enzyme: MISFSSEFPHQTGLRYLNHAAVAPWPKRAADAVAAFAQENILQGARDYPQWLTIEKRLRERLMRLVNAQTTGDIALVKNTSEALSFVAFGLDWRAGDQVVISDQEFPSNRIVWEALKPRGVEVIQVSLDGDDPEGDLLAACTPRTRLLSISAVQYASGLRMDLERLGAGCRQRGVLYCIDAIQQLGALPFDVQAYDCAFAMADGHKWMLGPEGLGVFYCRAAEREQLALQEYGWHMLENAGNYDLADWQPARSARRFECGSPNMLGAVALEASLSLLEEVGMPTVGELVQARVQQLHDGLGRIDGASLHSPLDPVRRAGILTFSLAGWDNTRLLERLRTEQVVCIQRGAGIRFSPHFYTSEAVIEETLGLIGALAAQ, translated from the coding sequence ATGATTAGCTTTTCTTCCGAGTTTCCCCATCAAACCGGCCTGCGCTACCTGAACCACGCGGCGGTCGCCCCCTGGCCCAAACGGGCCGCAGACGCCGTTGCCGCCTTCGCCCAGGAGAACATCCTGCAGGGCGCCCGCGACTACCCGCAGTGGCTGACCATCGAGAAGCGCCTGCGCGAGCGCCTGATGCGCCTGGTGAACGCCCAGACCACCGGCGACATCGCACTGGTGAAGAACACCTCCGAGGCGCTGTCGTTCGTCGCCTTCGGCCTGGACTGGCGCGCCGGCGACCAGGTGGTGATCAGCGACCAGGAGTTCCCCTCCAACCGTATCGTCTGGGAAGCGCTGAAGCCGCGCGGCGTGGAAGTCATCCAGGTAAGCCTGGACGGTGATGACCCGGAAGGCGACTTGCTCGCCGCCTGCACCCCACGCACACGCCTGCTCTCGATCAGCGCGGTGCAATACGCCAGTGGCCTGCGCATGGACCTGGAGCGCCTCGGCGCCGGCTGCCGCCAGCGCGGCGTGCTGTATTGCATCGATGCCATCCAGCAGCTTGGCGCCCTGCCCTTCGACGTCCAGGCCTATGACTGCGCCTTCGCCATGGCCGACGGCCACAAGTGGATGCTCGGCCCGGAAGGCCTGGGTGTGTTCTATTGCCGCGCCGCCGAGCGCGAGCAACTGGCGCTGCAGGAATACGGCTGGCACATGCTGGAAAACGCCGGCAACTACGACCTCGCCGACTGGCAGCCGGCCCGCAGCGCGCGGCGCTTCGAGTGCGGCAGCCCGAACATGCTCGGCGCGGTGGCGCTGGAGGCCAGCCTGAGCCTGCTGGAGGAAGTCGGCATGCCAACGGTGGGTGAGTTGGTGCAGGCGCGCGTCCAGCAACTGCACGACGGCCTGGGCCGCATCGACGGCGCCTCGCTGCACAGCCCGCTGGACCCGGTGCGTCGCGCCGGCATCCTGACCTTCAGCCTCGCTGGCTGGGACAACACCCGCCTGCTGGAGCGCCTGCGCACCGAACAGGTGGTGTGCATCCAGCGTGGCGCGGGTATCCGCTTCTCGCCACACTTCTACACCAGCGAGGCGGTCATCGAGGAAACCCTGGGGCTGATCGGGGCTCTGGCGGCACAATGA
- a CDS encoding TatD family hydrolase: protein MLVDSHCHLDRLDLAAHDGSLDAALDAARARGVSQFLCIGVSADNARAVKDLADRYADVHCSVGVHPLDLEPGAAPALDWLLGELNHPRVVAIGETGLDYHYEPEAAELQQEAFRLHLEAAKVTGKPVIVHTREARADTLALLREAALPQAGVLHCFTEDWEMAKAALDIGFYISLSGIVTFRNAEQLREVARQVPVDRLLVETDSPYLAPVPHRGKPNLPEYVREVAEYLAVLRGVSFETLAEQTTANFRRLFPLAT from the coding sequence ATGCTGGTCGATTCCCACTGCCACCTCGATCGCCTCGATCTCGCCGCCCACGATGGGTCGCTGGATGCCGCGCTGGACGCCGCCCGCGCGCGTGGCGTCAGCCAGTTCCTGTGCATCGGCGTGAGCGCGGACAATGCCCGGGCAGTGAAGGACCTGGCCGATCGCTATGCCGACGTGCACTGTTCGGTAGGCGTCCACCCGCTGGACCTGGAGCCCGGCGCCGCGCCGGCGCTGGACTGGCTGCTGGGCGAGCTGAACCACCCGCGCGTGGTGGCCATCGGCGAGACCGGCCTGGATTATCACTACGAGCCCGAAGCCGCCGAGCTGCAGCAGGAAGCCTTCCGCCTGCACCTGGAGGCCGCCAAGGTCACCGGCAAGCCGGTCATCGTGCATACCCGCGAAGCCCGCGCCGACACCCTGGCGCTGCTGCGCGAGGCAGCGCTGCCGCAGGCCGGCGTGCTGCACTGCTTCACCGAAGACTGGGAGATGGCCAAGGCGGCGCTGGATATCGGCTTCTACATCTCGCTGTCGGGCATCGTCACCTTCCGCAATGCCGAGCAGTTGCGCGAAGTGGCCCGCCAGGTGCCGGTGGATCGCCTGCTGGTGGAAACCGATTCGCCCTATCTCGCGCCGGTGCCTCACCGCGGCAAGCCGAACCTGCCCGAGTATGTGCGCGAGGTCGCCGAGTACCTGGCCGTACTGCGTGGGGTGAGCTTCGAGACCCTGGCCGAGCAGACCACCGCCAACTTCCGCCGGTTGTTCCCGCTCGCTACCTGA
- a CDS encoding PilZ domain-containing protein — translation MSLPPNLGPRNGILSLTIKDKSVLYAAYMPFIRNGGLFIPTNKTYKLGDEVFMLLNLMDEPEKIPVAGKVVWITPKGAQGNRAAGIGVQFNDGDNTARNKIETYLAGALKSDRPTHTM, via the coding sequence ATGAGCTTGCCACCAAATCTGGGTCCGCGTAACGGAATCCTGTCCCTGACCATCAAGGACAAATCCGTGCTGTATGCCGCCTACATGCCGTTCATCCGCAATGGTGGGCTGTTCATTCCGACCAACAAGACCTACAAGCTGGGCGATGAGGTCTTCATGCTGCTCAACCTGATGGACGAGCCGGAGAAGATCCCGGTAGCCGGCAAGGTGGTCTGGATCACTCCGAAGGGCGCCCAGGGCAACCGCGCCGCCGGTATTGGCGTGCAGTTCAACGATGGCGACAATACTGCGCGCAACAAGATCGAGACCTACCTCGCCGGTGCGCTGAAGTCGGACCGCCCGACCCATACCATGTAG
- a CDS encoding DNA polymerase III subunit delta' has protein sequence MADIYPWQQGLWQQLSSRPQHAHAYLLHGPAGIGKRVLAENFVHFLLCQRPEGGKACGQCKACQLLAAGTHPDYFLLEPEEAEKPIRVDQVRELVNFVVQTAQLGGRKVVLLEPAEAMNLNAANALLKSLEEPSGNTVLLLISHQPSRLLPTIKSRCVQQACPQPTAVQARAWLASALPDESPEALDELLVLAGGSPLTAQRLQGQGVREQRAQVVEGVKKLLKQQVAPSQLAESLNGVPLPLLFDWFCDWALLMLRYQLARDEEGLGLADMRKVVQYLAEKSTQPKVLAMQDWLLLQRQKVLNKANLNRALLLEALLVQWASLPGPG, from the coding sequence ATGGCTGACATCTACCCCTGGCAGCAGGGCCTCTGGCAGCAGCTCAGCAGCCGTCCGCAACATGCCCATGCCTATCTGCTGCATGGCCCGGCCGGCATCGGCAAGCGTGTGCTGGCGGAAAACTTCGTGCATTTCCTGCTCTGCCAGCGCCCTGAAGGCGGCAAGGCCTGTGGTCAATGCAAGGCCTGCCAGTTGCTGGCGGCCGGCACCCATCCGGATTATTTCCTGCTGGAGCCGGAAGAGGCGGAGAAGCCGATCCGCGTCGACCAGGTCCGCGAACTGGTGAACTTCGTGGTGCAGACCGCGCAGCTCGGCGGTCGCAAGGTGGTACTGCTGGAGCCGGCCGAGGCGATGAACCTCAACGCCGCCAACGCGCTGCTCAAGAGCCTGGAAGAACCCTCGGGCAATACCGTGCTGCTGCTGATCAGTCACCAGCCCAGCCGTCTGCTGCCGACCATCAAGAGCCGCTGCGTGCAGCAGGCCTGCCCGCAGCCGACGGCCGTGCAGGCGCGTGCCTGGCTGGCCAGTGCGTTGCCGGATGAGTCGCCGGAGGCGCTGGACGAGCTCCTGGTGCTGGCTGGTGGCTCGCCGCTGACCGCTCAGCGCCTGCAGGGCCAGGGTGTGCGCGAGCAGCGCGCTCAGGTGGTGGAGGGCGTGAAGAAGCTGCTCAAGCAGCAGGTTGCGCCCAGTCAACTGGCGGAAAGCCTGAATGGCGTACCCTTGCCGCTGCTGTTCGACTGGTTCTGCGACTGGGCGCTGCTGATGCTGCGCTACCAGCTGGCCCGCGACGAAGAGGGTCTCGGGCTCGCGGACATGCGCAAGGTCGTGCAGTATCTCGCCGAGAAATCGACACAGCCCAAGGTGCTGGCGATGCAGGACTGGCTGCTGCTGCAACGGCAGAAAGTCCTCAATAAAGCCAACCTCAACCGTGCCTTGCTTCTCGAAGCCTTGCTCGTACAGTGGGCAAGTCTGCCCGGGCCGGGCTAG
- the tmk gene encoding dTMP kinase: protein MTGLFITLEGPEGAGKSTNREYLAERLRERGIEVQLTREPGGTPLAERIRELLLDPSDEQMAVDTELLLVFAARAQHIAQVIRPALERGAVVLCDRFTDATYAYQGGGRGLPVERIAQLESFVQGGLRPDLTLVFDLPVEIGLSRAAARGRLDRFEQEGRAFFEAVRNTYLGRAHAEPGRYHILDAAQSLAEVQRDLDKLLPALLERLNG from the coding sequence GTGACCGGCCTGTTCATCACCCTGGAAGGCCCCGAAGGCGCGGGCAAGAGCACCAACCGCGAGTACCTGGCCGAGCGCCTGCGCGAGCGCGGCATCGAGGTCCAGCTGACCCGCGAGCCCGGCGGCACGCCGCTGGCCGAGCGCATCCGCGAGCTGCTGCTGGACCCCAGCGATGAACAGATGGCGGTGGATACCGAGCTGTTGCTGGTCTTCGCTGCCCGTGCGCAGCACATAGCCCAGGTGATCCGCCCGGCACTCGAGCGCGGCGCCGTGGTGCTCTGCGATCGCTTCACCGACGCCACCTATGCCTACCAGGGCGGCGGTCGCGGCCTGCCAGTAGAACGCATCGCGCAACTGGAAAGCTTCGTCCAGGGCGGCCTGCGCCCGGACCTGACTCTGGTCTTCGACCTGCCGGTGGAAATCGGCCTGTCCCGCGCCGCCGCCCGGGGGCGCCTGGATCGCTTCGAGCAGGAAGGCCGCGCCTTCTTCGAGGCGGTGCGCAACACCTACCTGGGGCGCGCCCACGCCGAACCGGGGCGCTATCACATCCTCGATGCCGCGCAGTCGCTGGCCGAGGTACAGCGCGACCTGGACAAGCTGCTGCCGGCCCTGCTGGAGCGCCTCAATGGCTGA
- the mltG gene encoding endolytic transglycosylase MltG, translated as MRKLLVLLEGGLLLAGLVLGLAAWEQHRALQQQLQLTEERLLDAPSGATPGRLLTRLEDEDVLHGGFWLRLYWRFNLAGEALHSGEYRLTPGMTAAQLLDLWREGDVVQYGLTLVEGWNFRQVRELLARQPKLEQTLNGLSDAEVMAKLGKPGVFPEGRFFPDTYRFVRGTKDVDILKHAYQRMDSILAEEWDKRAQELPYKDSYQALIMASLVEKETGVPQERGQIAGVFVRRLQKNMLLQTDPTVIYGMGERYAGRITRADLRTPTPYNTYVVAGLPPTPIALPGREAIHAALNPVAGQSLYFVARGDGSHTFSDNLDDHNKAVQEFQIKRRADYRSSPAPVPLPAQTPDADAPAADSPAAQ; from the coding sequence ATGCGCAAATTGCTGGTGCTGCTGGAAGGCGGCCTGCTGCTGGCCGGGCTCGTGCTGGGCCTGGCGGCCTGGGAGCAGCACCGTGCGCTGCAGCAGCAGCTCCAGCTCACCGAAGAGCGTCTGCTTGATGCTCCCAGCGGCGCCACCCCTGGCCGCCTGCTGACCCGCCTGGAGGACGAAGACGTCCTGCACGGCGGCTTCTGGCTGCGTCTGTACTGGCGCTTCAACCTGGCCGGTGAGGCGCTGCACAGCGGCGAATACCGCCTGACGCCCGGCATGACCGCCGCCCAACTGCTCGATCTGTGGCGCGAAGGCGATGTGGTGCAGTACGGCCTGACCCTGGTCGAGGGCTGGAACTTCCGCCAGGTGCGCGAGCTACTTGCCCGTCAGCCCAAGCTGGAACAGACCCTGAATGGCCTCAGCGATGCCGAGGTCATGGCGAAGCTGGGCAAGCCCGGTGTCTTCCCGGAAGGCCGCTTCTTCCCCGATACCTACCGCTTCGTCCGCGGCACCAAGGACGTCGACATCCTCAAGCACGCCTACCAGCGCATGGACAGCATCCTGGCGGAGGAGTGGGACAAGCGCGCGCAGGAGCTGCCCTACAAGGATTCCTACCAGGCGCTGATCATGGCTTCGCTGGTGGAGAAGGAAACCGGCGTGCCTCAGGAGCGCGGCCAGATTGCCGGCGTCTTCGTGCGCCGCCTGCAGAAGAACATGCTGCTGCAGACCGACCCGACTGTCATCTATGGCATGGGCGAGCGCTACGCCGGCAGGATCACCCGCGCCGACCTGCGCACGCCGACGCCGTACAACACCTACGTGGTTGCCGGCCTGCCGCCGACGCCCATCGCGCTGCCCGGCCGCGAAGCCATCCATGCCGCACTCAACCCGGTAGCGGGGCAGAGCCTGTACTTCGTCGCCCGCGGTGACGGCAGCCATACCTTCTCCGACAACCTGGACGACCACAACAAGGCCGTCCAGGAGTTCCAGATCAAGCGTCGCGCCGACTACCGTTCCAGTCCGGCGCCCGTCCCGCTGCCGGCGCAGACGCCGGATGCAGACGCTCCCGCTGCAGATTCTCCTGCAGCGCAGTAG
- the pabC gene encoding aminodeoxychorismate lyase: MLSWIDGQSAEALSVRDRGLAYGDGLFETIRVSAGRPRLLVRHRARLEEGVRRLSLPVSLDLVEDELLRFSALLGDGVAKLMLTRGEGARGYAPQADAQVRRLLLASPAPTYPAKNREQGVTLFPCATRLAEQPLLAGLKHLNRLEQVLARAEWSDPAFAEGLMRDVSGRIVEGVFSNLFLVKQGALITAELCRCGVAGVMRAEIIERASDLGLPVIVRDVEHGELAQADEVFLCNSLYGIWPVRGIAEHAWPVGPLTRKLQGQLRELLDS; this comes from the coding sequence ATGCTGAGCTGGATCGACGGCCAGAGCGCCGAGGCCCTGTCCGTGCGTGATCGCGGACTGGCCTACGGTGACGGGCTGTTCGAGACCATTCGCGTGTCCGCAGGCCGTCCGCGCCTGCTGGTACGCCATCGGGCGAGGCTGGAGGAAGGTGTTCGACGCCTGTCCCTTCCAGTCTCTCTCGATCTCGTCGAAGACGAACTCCTGCGTTTTTCCGCCTTGCTCGGCGATGGCGTTGCCAAGCTGATGCTGACCCGTGGCGAAGGCGCGCGCGGCTATGCGCCGCAGGCCGATGCCCAGGTGCGCCGTTTGCTGCTGGCCTCGCCCGCGCCGACCTACCCGGCGAAGAACCGTGAGCAGGGCGTCACGCTCTTCCCCTGCGCCACTCGACTGGCTGAGCAACCACTGCTCGCCGGCCTCAAGCACCTCAATCGCCTGGAGCAGGTCCTGGCTCGCGCCGAGTGGAGCGACCCGGCCTTCGCCGAAGGATTGATGCGCGATGTTTCCGGGCGGATCGTCGAGGGCGTGTTCAGCAACCTGTTCCTGGTGAAGCAGGGCGCACTGATCACCGCCGAGCTCTGCCGCTGCGGCGTCGCTGGTGTGATGCGTGCCGAAATCATCGAGCGCGCCAGCGATCTGGGGTTGCCGGTCATCGTCCGTGATGTAGAGCACGGCGAACTGGCGCAGGCCGATGAGGTCTTTCTCTGCAACAGTCTCTACGGTATCTGGCCGGTGCGCGGCATCGCCGAGCACGCTTGGCCGGTCGGGCCGCTGACCCGTAAACTGCAGGGCCAACTCCGCGAACTTCTGGATTCCTGA